ATTCCTATCTAGATCTTAGATTTGAGATTCGACTCTTCAGGAACAGACACCGGTTCGTCAATCCGCAATCCGCAATCCGCAATCCGCAATGGGAAGCTCCGCAATTGAAAGCTCCGCAAACGATTCGCCGCCTCGAGCATCAGCGGCAAGTGATAGTGAATCTCCTTTTGCCTGCTTCCGGGCAGCAGAGCGAAGATCGAGCGCGTTGGATCCAGGTCGTGGCGGCGGCAAAACTCCTCGCGCGACAGCGTGGGGCAAACAGCTTCCGCCAATGGGTGACCGACGTACTGAACCTCGAGGCCAGCCTTCTTGTAGAAGTCCTCTTCGAACGGCAAGATCACCAGCATGCGGTCGACGTCGCGGCGCAGAGCTCGAATGCGATACTTACGCCAGGCCCAAACCTGTGGGCTGATGTAGTAGACGATCTTGAAACCTTCGCGATGAAGCTTTCTTGCGAGTCTCATATTGAAATCGGGCCAGTCAATCAACACGACCGCCGACGGACGCCGTGATCGCGCCGCAGCGAGCAGCGTTCGGTATGCGTTATAGAGTTTGCCAATCGCGCGAGCTATTTCAGGCACGCCTATGATTGCAACCTCACGCGCGTCGACGAGAGTCTCGACTCCTGCGGCGCGCATCTCGTCGCCGCCTGAGCCGAACAGTTGGAGTTTGGTTTCGGGACGGAGTCGATGGAGGGCCTTTGCGAGCGATGCGCCGTGTTTGTCTCCACTGGCTTCGCCCGCGACGATCATTATGGATGAGACTGAGTTCTTGGGATCGAGAAGTGAGTGATGCTCTGGACCGGTTCGCTCCATCTGGTGTTAGGCCTTAGATGCCGGGCGCCACTTCTGACGCCCGCGCACCTAACACCTGATCGCTAAGGATTGCGCAGTACGCTCGAGCCGCTATCTTTCTTCTTCTTCTCTTTCTCTTTACTCTTTTTGTCTTTGCTCGAAGGGCTCTGAGCTTTTTGATCGGCGGGCGCGCCGGGTTTCACCTCGACGTCCTGTCCGGCTTGCGAAGCCGCGCGTCGCGGGCGAGCATCAGGTGCGTTGCTGGTTGTCGTTGCGCCCGGCGTTACCGGGCCTACAGCCTTGACGCCGCCCGCCTCCTGAGCGCGCGCCACGATCTCATCGGTCTTCAGGTCGCGGTCGATGATCACTCCTTTCGTAGAAGTGTCGATGCGCGGTCCGAACATGAATCCGACAAAGCGCGACGGAAGCCCTTTGCCGTCGGGCTGAGCCGTGGCGATTTTTGCCGGATCGGAATCGGGGACAGGCTTGCCCCACTTCTTCAAGGTATCCTTCGCGCGTTCGACATATTCGGAGTGAGGATGGCTGGCGACGATGCGAGCGAGATCGCGGCTGGCGGTGTCGGTGTCTTCCTGAAGCTCCATTGCCTTCGCGTGAAGGTACAGCGCTTCATCAAACCGGGAGAAGTTCGGATACTTATTCAGAATCTCCTCGGTGCGCATTTGCGCCGCCTGAGCCGACTCACGAAGCTCGAAATAGAAGCGCGCGACCTTCAGCTCATGCATTGCCAGAATCTCTTGCACCTGGTTCATCAACTGCTCGACCTGTTCCTTGGCGTCGCTGTTCGGATAACGGCGCAGCATGTCCTTTAGCTGGCGCTCGGCGAGCTTCGCGTGTGTCGTATCCCGATCGGCAGCCATAACCTGTTTCAGATGAACCTCGGCAATCTTCATCATCGTGTCGTCGGCGAGCGGATCGTCGGGGAAGAATTGAATCCAGTCCCGGTATTCGACTTCGGCTTGAGCGAGCCCTTTCGAGCCTCCCTGCAAGTAGTAGGAATCGGCGATGGATAGTTTGGCCATCTTTATCAGGGGGCTGTCGGAGTAAGTGTTGATCATGGTGTTCAACAGTATCCGTCCCTCGTCGAAGCTGCTCTTGCGAATGGCGTCGACTCCCTGGCGGAAGAGTTCCTTATCGCGACCAGGTCCCTTGGCTTCTTCCAGCGTTAGCTTGTTCTTCGGCTTGCCGCCGCACGCTGCAAACGGAAGCGCGAGGGCCAAAACTACAACAAAGAGTTTTACAACTTTCATGCTACTTGGGTGGCCGCTGCTGTCGACCAGGCGGCCGTTCTCCTTTATTTAGCTTTTGGGCTGGTCCTTCTCGATGCCTCAGCGAGCACGGGTCAAACTGTGAGCGGCTCTAGCGCTTTTCGGCGAAGCTCGCGGGTCGCCTGTTCCGGATCACCCTTACCGAATACGGCGGAACCGGCGACTATCCACTCAGCGCCGTGGCGGACGACGTTCGCAACATTATTCAAGCCTATGCCGCCATCTACCTCTATATGAACGTTCAAGCCGCGAGAATCAATCATACTCCGCAGCCGACTTATCTTGTCAAGCGATGTGTCTATGAACGACTGTCCTCCGAAACCCGGATTGACCGACATCACAAGCACGTAATCGACAAAGGGCAGCGCCTCTTCAATAGACCCAAGCGGTGTTGCGGGATTCAGCACTACGCCGGGGCGGCAACCAAGGTCGCGGATCGCCGTCAGCGTGCGATGTAGATGCGCGACCGCCTCTACATGGACTGAAATCATCGAAGCTCCCGCGCGGGCGAATTCGTCAATGTAGAGATCGGGATCGGTGATCATCAGGTGGCAATCCAGCGGCAGGTCAGTAGCTCGCCGCGCGGCCTTTACCACCAGCGGACCGATGGTGATGTTCGGGACGAAGTGGCCGTCCATCACGTCGACGTGTATCAGACCAGCCCCGCCGCGCTCGGCCGCCTTGATGTCTTCGCCGAGGCGCGCGAAATCGGCTGACAGAATTGAAGGAGCTATCTCGATCATTGCGACACGCTCCTTGGTTCTTTTATGAGGTTCTTCACGGTTTCCACAATGAAGGCTTGCACGCGAACGCGGCGCCCGGGCGACGATGGACCGGGAGCCGACGCCTGACTCTTAGTCTGAGACGGCCCGCTGCTCACCACTATGGTAAGCACAGAGTCTTTTTTCACCGACGAATTCGGACCCGGGCGCGTCTCGATGACCGAGTTGGAAGGAATGCTTGAATCATTGCGGCGTTGAATCTTCACCCTTAACCCTGCTTGTTCTGCGAGTTTCTGCGCTTCGGCTTCCGGCTTGCCGACGACGCTGGGCACCTGGGTATCGCCGCTGCGGAACAGAGTGTATATCGTTACGATCGCGCTCAAGAAAAAGGCGAGAGCGAGCACTATCACCATCCCCAGTCTGCGCGAAAGGGTCCAGGCAATGCTGCTGGGCTCGGCGTGGCCGGCGCCCCTCGAGGTGCTCATAGCCGGAGTCTAGCACCGCAATCAAGACGCTTTCAACTTTATGAGTGCGAATCGAGGTTGGATCAACGATGAGCTTCCAGGGTGGACTTCCGGGGGGCTGATCATCGGCGCCGAGATCTGTTTCTTCAACTAGAGGCGTCCACGGAAGGGTCACCTTACGAGCTGATCACCGAAGCGAGCCGGCGATGTGAACACTCTGGAACTCCGCGCCGGCGAGCCAAAGCAATGAGAAAATGCCGTACAATCCAATCGCGAAAGCTGCGAACATCACTGCATAAATCACCGCATAATAAGCGGCCGCTACAAGGCGCAGCCTGTTGTCTTCGGGATACCCGTGCTCGGAATTTTCCGAGTCTCACTCGTCTACTACGAGGCGCGCTTGAGATTCGGATTTCAGCGATTCATTCACCCGCGAGGCTTTTCCGCAGGCGGCTCGTCCAGCCCTGACTTTGTTCCTGCTTCATGGTGAGCAGCTCCAGCTCGCCCGCATCGAGCCATACGCCGTTGCATTTATTACAGCGATCGATCTGCACGTCTTCAAACGTAAGCTCGACAAGCGTGCCGTCGCATTTCGGGCAATGGACGATCGAGGCTTTTGCTTTTTCATCTTCGGCGCGCTTTGCGCGGAGCTTCTCGATCAACTCCTGCTCTTTGCGGCGAAAGTATTCGTTCTCGAGCGATTTCTCACGTTCATCCCAGATCTTCGACATCTTGCTCCCCGTTAGGTTTCCGACAAACTGCATTTGCCGAGAATCCCGATTGTTGTTTTAGAAAGCTCGCGACAAACTGAAGTTTGCCGGACGCCTCAGTATCGCACACGCTACTTGGCGCTTCCAAGTTTTACGATGCGCTCGATTAGTTTCTGGTCATCGGGTAAAAGGCCGACCTTCACCAACCGCGGAGTCAGCGTCACCCAATTCTTGTCCATCGCGAACACACGCTTAAACAAGGGGAGGGAGTCGTCAACGCGGCCCATGTTTACAAGGGCAACCGCATGCCAGTAGACCATCTCGGCGTTGTCCGGCACGAGCT
This window of the Acidobacteriota bacterium genome carries:
- the lpxB gene encoding lipid-A-disaccharide synthase, translated to MERTGPEHHSLLDPKNSVSSIMIVAGEASGDKHGASLAKALHRLRPETKLQLFGSGGDEMRAAGVETLVDAREVAIIGVPEIARAIGKLYNAYRTLLAAARSRRPSAVVLIDWPDFNMRLARKLHREGFKIVYYISPQVWAWRKYRIRALRRDVDRMLVILPFEEDFYKKAGLEVQYVGHPLAEAVCPTLSREEFCRRHDLDPTRSIFALLPGSRQKEIHYHLPLMLEAANRLRSFQLRSFPLRIADCGLRIDEPVSVPEESNLKSKI
- the bamD gene encoding outer membrane protein assembly factor BamD, whose amino-acid sequence is MKVVKLFVVVLALALPFAACGGKPKNKLTLEEAKGPGRDKELFRQGVDAIRKSSFDEGRILLNTMINTYSDSPLIKMAKLSIADSYYLQGGSKGLAQAEVEYRDWIQFFPDDPLADDTMMKIAEVHLKQVMAADRDTTHAKLAERQLKDMLRRYPNSDAKEQVEQLMNQVQEILAMHELKVARFYFELRESAQAAQMRTEEILNKYPNFSRFDEALYLHAKAMELQEDTDTASRDLARIVASHPHSEYVERAKDTLKKWGKPVPDSDPAKIATAQPDGKGLPSRFVGFMFGPRIDTSTKGVIIDRDLKTDEIVARAQEAGGVKAVGPVTPGATTTSNAPDARPRRAASQAGQDVEVKPGAPADQKAQSPSSKDKKSKEKEKKKKDSGSSVLRNP
- the rpe gene encoding ribulose-phosphate 3-epimerase; this translates as MIEIAPSILSADFARLGEDIKAAERGGAGLIHVDVMDGHFVPNITIGPLVVKAARRATDLPLDCHLMITDPDLYIDEFARAGASMISVHVEAVAHLHRTLTAIRDLGCRPGVVLNPATPLGSIEEALPFVDYVLVMSVNPGFGGQSFIDTSLDKISRLRSMIDSRGLNVHIEVDGGIGLNNVANVVRHGAEWIVAGSAVFGKGDPEQATRELRRKALEPLTV
- a CDS encoding PASTA domain-containing protein, which translates into the protein MSTSRGAGHAEPSSIAWTLSRRLGMVIVLALAFFLSAIVTIYTLFRSGDTQVPSVVGKPEAEAQKLAEQAGLRVKIQRRNDSSIPSNSVIETRPGPNSSVKKDSVLTIVVSSGPSQTKSQASAPGPSSPGRRVRVQAFIVETVKNLIKEPRSVSQ
- a CDS encoding zf-TFIIB domain-containing protein; amino-acid sequence: MSKIWDEREKSLENEYFRRKEQELIEKLRAKRAEDEKAKASIVHCPKCDGTLVELTFEDVQIDRCNKCNGVWLDAGELELLTMKQEQSQGWTSRLRKSLAGE